The Salvelinus fontinalis isolate EN_2023a chromosome 9, ASM2944872v1, whole genome shotgun sequence genome has a window encoding:
- the LOC129862698 gene encoding ferritin heavy chain A-like encodes MAEPSGKRLKTNLPNCKTHRAFLGSRVKQNLPAVVEESLCGVSTFIMEVAYILDALAKIFEQDDIALPRVAAFFHEQSVNEQAKAEAMLDYLSDRGGQYCSKDIQRPSCEVCAVIPALELMLGQWKEEMAVMVELSQLSKEHSDSHSASVVKSRFLGPLVPRVKLLGDLLTNARRVGCTSDRSGGFGEYLIDQLQEELTNVSSR; translated from the exons ATGGCTGAACCAAGCGGCAAAAGATTGAAGACCAACCTGCCTAACTGTAAAACTCACCGAGCTTTTCTCGGGAGCAGAGTGAAACAGAATCTCCCAGCGGTCGTTGAGGAGAGTTTGTGCGGAGTATCTACATTTATTATGGAGGTTGCTTACATACTTGATGCACTG GCCAAGATATTTGAGCAGGATGACATTGCCTTGCCAAGAGTGGCAGCGTTCTTCCACGAGCAGTCTGTGAACGAGCAGGCGAAGGCTGAGGCCATGCTGGACTACCTGTCAGACAGAGGGGGACAGTACTGCAGTAAAGACATCCAG AGGCCTAGCTGTGAGGTGTGTGCGGTGATTCCCGCCCTGGAGCTGATGCTGGGCCAGTGGAAGGAGGAGATGGCCGTGATGGTGGAGCTGAGCCAGTTGTCCAAGGAGCACAGCGACTCGCACTCCGCCAGTGTGGTCAAGAGCCGCTTCCTGGGGCCGCTGGTGCCCCGTGTCAAACTGCTGGGAGACCTGCTGACCAACGCACGTAGGGTGGGCTGCACCAGCGACCGCTCGGGGGGCTTCGGGGAGTACCTCATCGACCAGCTGCAGGAGGAGTTGACCAACGTCTCCAGTAGATAA
- the LOC129861792 gene encoding myoblast determination protein 1 homolog 2-like, whose translation MELSDISFPITSADDFYDDPCFNTSDMHFFEDMDPRLVHVGLLKPDDHHHNEDEHIRAPSGHHQAGRCLLWACKACKRKTTNTDRRKAATMRERRRLGKVNDAFENLKRCTSNNPNQRLPKVEILRNAISYIESLQSLLRGQDGENYYPSLEHYNGDSDASSPQSNCSDGMMDYNGPACTSARRSSYESSYFAETPNADARSKKNAVISSLDCLSSIVERISTDTSACTMLSVQEGSPCSPQEGSILSETGTTVPSPTKCPQPSHDPIYQVL comes from the exons ATGGAGTTGTCGGATATTTCGTTCCCTATCACCTCCGCTGATGACTTTTATGACGACCCGTGCTTCAACACCAGCGACATGCATTTCTTCGAAGACATGGACCCCCGGTTAGTTCATGTTGGTCTCCTCAAACCAGACGACCATCATCATAACGAAGACGAGCACATCAGGGCCCCAAGCGGGCACCACCAAGCCGGTAGGTGCCTCCTCTGGGCATGCAAAGCCTGCAAGAGGAAAACCACCAACACCGATCGCAGGAAGGCTGCTACCAtgcgggagaggaggagactgggcaaGGTCAACGACGCCTTCGAGAACCTGAAGAGATGTACGTCGAACAACCCCAATCAGAGGCTTCCAAAGGTGGAGATCCTGAGAAATGCCATCAGCTACATCGAGTCTCTGCAGTCTCTGCTCAGGGGCCAGGACGGCGAAAACTACTACCCTTCGCTGGAGCATTACAACGGGGACTCTGACGCATCCAGCCCACAGTCCAACTGCTCTGATGGAATG ATGGACTATAATGGTCCGGCGTGCACGTCCGCAAGACGAAGCAGTTATGAAAGCTCTTATTTCGCGGAGACTCCAAATG CTGATGCCAGAAGCAAAAAGAACGCAGTCATCTCCAGCTTGGATTGTCTATCCAGCATCGTGGAGAGAATCTCAACAGACACGTCCGCGTGCACTATGTTATCAGTTCAGGAGGGTAGCCCCTGCTCTCCCCAAGAGGGATCTATCCTGAGCGAGACAGGGACAACCGTGCCGTCACCGACCAAGTGCCCACAGCCCTCCCATGACCCCATCTACCAAGTGCTATGA